One genomic window of Garra rufa chromosome 24, GarRuf1.0, whole genome shotgun sequence includes the following:
- the nrros gene encoding transforming growth factor beta activator LRRC33 has product MPVFDRLSMVLCHAVVPLLVVLLSVSGHPQIFPCRLIQSTALCNSCQLSAIPDYLPPQIEEIFLDKNLLVNLQDGCLSRYPLLRTFSCANNRLMTVEESVFSESPLLENLNLANNELYLGHKQVAQSLSSLSQLKTLDLSGNGLSEDIVSMLVQNLSSLESLYLSRNAMLRLDESTFRNLHQLRELNVEKNLLFEIDGAFDHMRKLQRLNLAFNCLPCLVNFEMTQLLVLNASHNSIEWFITNQNLTETFQLETLDLSDNHLMFFPFLPTKNRIRTLLLSNNRVGFYQHLSNYTSSNWTTSVEYYNLGQNVSSVTVELWNENLHGDLSSVELLDLSENKVNYFPQGFVQRMPHLYWLRLRSNCLQSFSLTPEDLPVTLYELDVSRNKLTELKASEHSISELNNLTHLNLSTNDLQDLPTRIFSSLPKLRTLDLSYNSVDVCYLPSSSGCLMWSNIVSLKQLYLAGCSIQNIPSSAFKGTPLTHLELSNNPDLNLKQESLEGLANTLQHLGLGNTGFHNFDFSSYSHLKFLNICRNSLTELPESLMALNLKLLDLRDNMLTTIPSQHAGMLAQRLQTVYMNGNAFNCCHLDWYKTFGENKDVSIVDLSEITCLDLNYRRHRVVLLDVLHCGGSSNEESVVWYILLFVTVSVSIMGISVIYMLTFKPRMLPRAIKKRCWRPAPY; this is encoded by the exons ATGCCGGTGTTCGATCGCTTGTCCATGGTGCTCTGTCACGCAGTGGTGCCGCTACTGGTCGTCCTGCTTTCGGTCTCAGGACATCCGCAGATATTCCCCTGCAGGCTG ATCCAAAGCACGGCTCTATGCAACAGCTGTCAGCTCTCCGCCATACCAGATTATTTACCACCTCAAATTGAGGAGATCTTCTTAGACAAGAACCTTTTGGTAAATCTTCAAGATGGCTGTCTCTCCAGGTATCCTCTTCTACGGACGTTCAGCTGTGCAAACAATCGGCTAATGACGGTTGAAGAGAGTGTGTTCTCTGAATCGCCTCTTCTAGAAAACCTCAATTTAGCCAACAATGAGCTTTACCTTGGACATAAGCAGGTGGCCCAGTCCTTAAGCTCTCTGTCCCAACTCAAAACCCTTGATCTTTCGGGTAATGGCCTCTCGGAGGACATTGTGTCCATGCTGGTACAGAATCTCTCCTCGCTTGAGTCTCTATACTTGTCCCGGAATGCCATGCTAAGGCTGGATGAGTCAACATTCAGAAACCTTCATCAGCTCAGAGAGTTGAACGTCGAGAAGAACTTGTTGTTTGAGATCGATGGAGCGTTTGATCACATGAGAAAGCTCCAGAGGTTAAACCTGGCCTTCAACTGCTTACCATGTTTGGTCAACTTTGAAATGACTCAACTGCTGGTCCTAAACGCCAGCCACAATTCCATCGAATGGTTCATAACCAATCAAAACTTGACTGAGACCTTCCAACTAGAGACGTTGGATCTCTCTGACAACCATTTGATGTTCTTTCCATTCCTTCCAACGAAAAACCGAATAAGAACTTTGCTCTTGTCCAACAATCGAGTCGGTTTTTACCAGCACTTATCAAATTACACCAGTTCAAACTGGACCACTAGTGTTGAGTACTACAACTTGGGACAAAACGTAAGCAGCGTCACAGTAGAGCTCTGGAACGAGAACCTTCACGGTGATCTTTCGTCAGTAGAGCTTTTGGACCTGAGTGAAAACAAGGTCAACTACTTTCCTCAGGGATTTGTTCAACGGATGCCGCATCTTTACTGGCTGAGGCTGAGAAGTAACTGTTTACAGTCCTTCAGTTTGACGCCTGAAGATCTTCCGGTCACCCTCTATGAACTGGACGTTAGCCGAAACAAGTTAACCGAGCTGAAAGCAAGCGAACACTCCATTAGCGAGCTGAACAATCTCACACATCTCAATCTGAGCACAAATGATCTTCAAGACCTTCCAACAAGGATTTTCTCCAGTCTACCAAAACTTCGGACACTAGATCTCAGTTACAATTCTGTGGATGTGTGCTACTTGCCAAGTTCCTCAGGATGTCTTATGTGGTCCAATATTGTTTCCCTAAAACAGCTCTATCTTGCCGGGTGTAGCATTCAGAACATCCCATCTTCAGCGTTTAAGGGCACACCACTGACCCATCTCGAACTTTCCAACAATCCAGACTTGAACCTTAAACAGGAATCTTTAGAAGGTCTCGCAAACACGTTGCAGCACTTGGGACTTGGTAATACCGGTTTTCACAACTTCGACTTCTCTTCATACAGCCATTTGAAGTTTTTAAACATCTGTAGAAACTCACTAACAGAACTTCCTGAATCTCTAATGGCATTAAACCTTAAGCTTCTGGACTTGAGGGATAACATGTTGACAACCATCCCGTCCCAACATGCTGGCATGTTAGCTCAAAGACTGCAGACTGTTTATATGAATGGAAATGCCTTCAACTGTTGCCATTTAGACTGGTACAAGACCTTCGGGGAGAATAAAGACGTCAGTATTGTTGATCTCTCAGAGATTACATGTTTGGACTTAAACTACAGGCGTCACAGGGTCGTGCTTTTGGACGTTCTCCACTGTGGTGGTTCCAGTAATGAGGAGTCTGTTGTTTGGTACATTCTTCTCTTTGTAACAGTCAGTGTTTCCATCATGGGTATATCTGTCATTTACATGCTCACCTTTAAGCCAAGAATGTTGCCTCGTGCTATTAAAAAGAGATGCTGGAGGCCGGCTCCTTATTGA
- the sh3glb1a gene encoding endophilin-B1a isoform X2, whose product MDFNVKRLAADAGTLFSRAVQFTEEKFGQAEKTELDAHLENLLTRAETTKHWTERILKQTEVLLQPNPNVRIEEFLYEKLDKKVPTRMNNHELLGQSMIDSGNEFGPGTAYGNALIKCGETEKQIGGAERELIQSSAINFLTPFRNFLEGDFKTILKERKLLQNKRLDLDAAKTKLKKAKMADARALPLSTTPPPGDAGYVANFSFMVNFLHVKWLKMWAEEVMKAEQDLKMTQSEFDRQAEITRLLLEGIGSTHAHHLRCLNDFVEAQMTYYAQCYQYMVDLQKQLGNFPSAFSSNNNQSTSGAASVSVPILPLSTSLPASSANASSGFTELQNFSGSRKARVLYDYDAAGSNELSLLADEVIMVSSVPGMDSDWLMGERGNQKGKVPITYLELLN is encoded by the exons ATGGATTTTAACGTGAAGAGACTGGCAGCGGACGCTGGTACTTTATTCAGTCGGGCGGTGCAA TTCACAGAAGAAAAATTTGGCCAGGCTGAGAAGACTGAGCTGGATGCACATTTGGAGAATCTCCTCACCAGAGCTGAAACCACTAAACACTGGACAGAGAGGATTTTGAAGCAGACTGAAGTGTTACTGCAACCAAACCCAA ATGTCAGAATAGAAGAATTCTTGTATGAAAAACTGGACAAAAAGGTGCCCACGCGGATGAACAACCATGAGCTTCTGGGTCAGTCCATGATCGACTCTGGGAATGAATTCGGGCCTGGAACTGCTTACG GAAACGCTCTGATAAAGTGCGGCGAGACGGAGAAGCAGATCGGAGGAGCGGAGCGAGAGTTAATACAGAGCTCTGCCATCAATTTCCTCACTCCTTTCCGCAACTTTTTAGAAGGAGACTTCAAGACTATATTG AAAGAGCGCAAACTGCTTCAAAACAAACGACTGGACCTTGATGCTGCGAAAACCAAGCTAAAGAAGGCCAAAATGGCTGATGCCAGAGCTCTG CCCCTCAGTACGACCCCTCCTCCAGGGGACGCTGGTTACGTTGCCAATTTCTCCTTCATGGTGAATTTCCTCCATGTGAAATGGCTGAAG ATGTGGGCAGAGGAAGTGATGAAG gccGAGCAAGACCTGAAGATGACACAGAGTGAGTTTGACAGACAAGCAGAGATCACCAGACTTCTTCTGGAAGGAATCGGCAGCACACAT GCCCATCATCTCCGCTGTCTAAATGACTTTGTGGAGGCTCAGATGACATATTACGCCCAGTGTTACCAGTACATGGTCGACCTCCAAAAGCAGTTGGGGAA CTTCCCTTCGGCTTTCTCTTCCAACAACAACCAGTCAACCAGCGGCGCGGCCAGTGTCTCTGTCCCCATCCTGCCGCTCTCAACCTCTCTTCCTGCCAGCTCAGCCAATGCGTCTTCAGGTTTCACCGAGCTGCAAAACTTCAGCGGGAGCCGCAAAGCACGGGTGCTGTACGATTACGACGCCGCGGGCAGCAACGAGCTCTCCTTATTGGCCGATGAG GTGATCATGGTGAGCAGCGTTCCAGGCATGGACTCTGATTGGCTGATGGGTGAACGTGGGAATCAGAAGGGAAAAGTGCCTATTACTTATTTGGAGCTGCTAAATTAA
- the sh3glb1a gene encoding endophilin-B1a isoform X3 produces MDFNVKRLAADAGTLFSRAVQFTEEKFGQAEKTELDAHLENLLTRAETTKHWTERILKQTEVLLQPNPNVRIEEFLYEKLDKKVPTRMNNHELLGQSMIDSGNEFGPGTAYGNALIKCGETEKQIGGAERELIQSSAINFLTPFRNFLEGDFKTILKERKLLQNKRLDLDAAKTKLKKAKMADARALVSLSLNILSLFSNAVQMWAEEVMKAEQDLKMTQSEFDRQAEITRLLLEGIGSTHAHHLRCLNDFVEAQMTYYAQCYQYMVDLQKQLGNFPSAFSSNNNQSTSGAASVSVPILPLSTSLPASSANASSGFTELQNFSGSRKARVLYDYDAAGSNELSLLADEVIMVSSVPGMDSDWLMGERGNQKGKVPITYLELLN; encoded by the exons ATGGATTTTAACGTGAAGAGACTGGCAGCGGACGCTGGTACTTTATTCAGTCGGGCGGTGCAA TTCACAGAAGAAAAATTTGGCCAGGCTGAGAAGACTGAGCTGGATGCACATTTGGAGAATCTCCTCACCAGAGCTGAAACCACTAAACACTGGACAGAGAGGATTTTGAAGCAGACTGAAGTGTTACTGCAACCAAACCCAA ATGTCAGAATAGAAGAATTCTTGTATGAAAAACTGGACAAAAAGGTGCCCACGCGGATGAACAACCATGAGCTTCTGGGTCAGTCCATGATCGACTCTGGGAATGAATTCGGGCCTGGAACTGCTTACG GAAACGCTCTGATAAAGTGCGGCGAGACGGAGAAGCAGATCGGAGGAGCGGAGCGAGAGTTAATACAGAGCTCTGCCATCAATTTCCTCACTCCTTTCCGCAACTTTTTAGAAGGAGACTTCAAGACTATATTG AAAGAGCGCAAACTGCTTCAAAACAAACGACTGGACCTTGATGCTGCGAAAACCAAGCTAAAGAAGGCCAAAATGGCTGATGCCAGAGCTCTGGTGA GTCTGTCTCTAAATATATTATCACTGTTTTCAAATGCTGTGCAGATGTGGGCAGAGGAAGTGATGAAG gccGAGCAAGACCTGAAGATGACACAGAGTGAGTTTGACAGACAAGCAGAGATCACCAGACTTCTTCTGGAAGGAATCGGCAGCACACAT GCCCATCATCTCCGCTGTCTAAATGACTTTGTGGAGGCTCAGATGACATATTACGCCCAGTGTTACCAGTACATGGTCGACCTCCAAAAGCAGTTGGGGAA CTTCCCTTCGGCTTTCTCTTCCAACAACAACCAGTCAACCAGCGGCGCGGCCAGTGTCTCTGTCCCCATCCTGCCGCTCTCAACCTCTCTTCCTGCCAGCTCAGCCAATGCGTCTTCAGGTTTCACCGAGCTGCAAAACTTCAGCGGGAGCCGCAAAGCACGGGTGCTGTACGATTACGACGCCGCGGGCAGCAACGAGCTCTCCTTATTGGCCGATGAG GTGATCATGGTGAGCAGCGTTCCAGGCATGGACTCTGATTGGCTGATGGGTGAACGTGGGAATCAGAAGGGAAAAGTGCCTATTACTTATTTGGAGCTGCTAAATTAA
- the sh3glb1a gene encoding endophilin-B1a isoform X1 has translation MDFNVKRLAADAGTLFSRAVQFTEEKFGQAEKTELDAHLENLLTRAETTKHWTERILKQTEVLLQPNPNVRIEEFLYEKLDKKVPTRMNNHELLGQSMIDSGNEFGPGTAYGNALIKCGETEKQIGGAERELIQSSAINFLTPFRNFLEGDFKTILKERKLLQNKRLDLDAAKTKLKKAKMADARALAEQDLKMTQSEFDRQAEITRLLLEGIGSTHAHHLRCLNDFVEAQMTYYAQCYQYMVDLQKQLGNFPSAFSSNNNQSTSGAASVSVPILPLSTSLPASSANASSGFTELQNFSGSRKARVLYDYDAAGSNELSLLADEVIMVSSVPGMDSDWLMGERGNQKGKVPITYLELLN, from the exons ATGGATTTTAACGTGAAGAGACTGGCAGCGGACGCTGGTACTTTATTCAGTCGGGCGGTGCAA TTCACAGAAGAAAAATTTGGCCAGGCTGAGAAGACTGAGCTGGATGCACATTTGGAGAATCTCCTCACCAGAGCTGAAACCACTAAACACTGGACAGAGAGGATTTTGAAGCAGACTGAAGTGTTACTGCAACCAAACCCAA ATGTCAGAATAGAAGAATTCTTGTATGAAAAACTGGACAAAAAGGTGCCCACGCGGATGAACAACCATGAGCTTCTGGGTCAGTCCATGATCGACTCTGGGAATGAATTCGGGCCTGGAACTGCTTACG GAAACGCTCTGATAAAGTGCGGCGAGACGGAGAAGCAGATCGGAGGAGCGGAGCGAGAGTTAATACAGAGCTCTGCCATCAATTTCCTCACTCCTTTCCGCAACTTTTTAGAAGGAGACTTCAAGACTATATTG AAAGAGCGCAAACTGCTTCAAAACAAACGACTGGACCTTGATGCTGCGAAAACCAAGCTAAAGAAGGCCAAAATGGCTGATGCCAGAGCTCTG gccGAGCAAGACCTGAAGATGACACAGAGTGAGTTTGACAGACAAGCAGAGATCACCAGACTTCTTCTGGAAGGAATCGGCAGCACACAT GCCCATCATCTCCGCTGTCTAAATGACTTTGTGGAGGCTCAGATGACATATTACGCCCAGTGTTACCAGTACATGGTCGACCTCCAAAAGCAGTTGGGGAA CTTCCCTTCGGCTTTCTCTTCCAACAACAACCAGTCAACCAGCGGCGCGGCCAGTGTCTCTGTCCCCATCCTGCCGCTCTCAACCTCTCTTCCTGCCAGCTCAGCCAATGCGTCTTCAGGTTTCACCGAGCTGCAAAACTTCAGCGGGAGCCGCAAAGCACGGGTGCTGTACGATTACGACGCCGCGGGCAGCAACGAGCTCTCCTTATTGGCCGATGAG GTGATCATGGTGAGCAGCGTTCCAGGCATGGACTCTGATTGGCTGATGGGTGAACGTGGGAATCAGAAGGGAAAAGTGCCTATTACTTATTTGGAGCTGCTAAATTAA